TGTTGTAGCTTCACTATCAAGCATGGCAACAACATTTGACATGGTGGGGCGATCATTTGGGTCTTCTTGTACGCATAAGAGTCCAACATTTACACACTTCACAAATTGATCTGCATTGCAAACTTCATGTAGAGCCAAATCCATTAAATCCAACACGTGGTTTTCTACCCACAATCTCCACGCCTAGGACAATTATAAAATCAGAATTAGAATGACGGATAAAATGGCTGCAATAATAGtgattataaaaaattagataCACTTACATAAGCTATAAGGCTCATAGCAAGTTCTGACTGATAAAATCCTGTATTCTTTTTTCCACTTATTATTTCAAGTAGAACTAcaccaaaactaaaaacatcGGATTTAATTGAGAAAAGTCCATGTAATACATACTCCGGAGACATATAGCCACTGCATTTCAACATTCATCAGTGGATGAGGTAGGCActtgtatattatttttataaatagagtTGGGGAATTGAAAATTGTGTTACAGTGTAGTGTAAACTTACTGAGTTCCAACTACTTTAGTTGTGTTAGCCTCGGTTTCTTTGCCTTCAATCATCCTTGCCAAGCCAAAGTCGGATATTTTGGGGTTCATCTCCTCATCTAAAAGAATGTTACTGGTTTTCAGATCTCTGTGGATAATCCTCAATCTGGagtcatgatgaagataaacaaGCCCACGAGCTACTCCCAAAATGATTTTGACACGCATTTCCCAATCCAAATGCATGCTCTCCTTTTGATCTTGCATGTTTTCCATTTTCCAGTTAAAGAACAATTTCCGCAACAGTAACAAATCAGCTATTACTCAAACAAGAAATATATAGTCTATCAAGCACTACAAGAGATCATGAATTTAGTTTAGAGGCCAACCAAATATAAATGAGTCTAAGCTTTTGTTGGGCATGTACTCATAGAGTAAAATCTTTTCGTCTCCTCTTAGGCAATATCCCCGAAGCCTAACAAGATTTCTATGTTGAAGTTTTGCAATCAACAccacctcatttttaaattcttgtAAACCTTGTTGTGAGACACATGAGAGCCTTTTTAAAGCAATTTGTTGACCTCCTGAAAATGTGCCCTGAGACACCATACTCAAAATATTACCATTAACCAGAAACTAGTTTACATGAAGATTAAGTACCAACTAATGTTGTTGAAATCACCTTGTAAACTGGCCCATAGCCCCCCTCTCCAAGCTTGTTTGCATCTGAGAAATTGTTTGTAGCTGCGAGAATGCTTTCCAAATCAAAAAAAGGTACATCTATGTCTTTCTTATCTTCTTCCGTGAATTCACCCGAGTCTATCAAGTCTTTGACATGTTTTTCACTGTCTAATGCACGAAGTGCTcgctttctttgattttctgagttcaaaagaaaaccatatattttttgagttcaaaagaaaaccatatatatattcaattacaTTTACAGGATAATTAATCACATGAAATAGCTAGAAAGTGgcttttattttcattgaaatGGAAATACGATAGATTGTGCAAGGTAGAGTGTATTTTGGCAAAGTAATTACCTTGTCTCTGGGCCATCTTTCTTCTCCacaaatatatacaaacaatTGCGCTTGTGAGAACAAACACTACTATTAGAGGTATCATAACTATCAAAGTGAGCGACATCTTTCCTTTTGAAGGCTCTTCTAAAGGCTGAGCAAAATTACCTtctacaaaaaagaaagaggactactctcacattaattattacttaaaatatgaaagaactttccgttgtaatttttttgactGTGAACAATCTCTACGTTGATTCAAAATGATAAGTCAAATTCCACAATTATACTGTTTAGATTCATTAATTGTTGCAATTATAAGGTCTACTGTTACTACAAGGTAAGCAACTAAGCATGATATTGCTAAAGAGAATTTGAAAGTTCTACCAAACACCTCCCAATTTCTAACGTACTGTTAGAAgtgattataatttatacataacggcaatggagaaagaggccTGGGTTTGATTATCAAATTGATCTAACAACAacaatagtgtatatatatatatatatattcagtagGACATAATCCTAGGTCCTTCTTAGTGGTCTAATTCTGTGGAGGCACAAGAAATATATAGAATCCTGACCTTTAGTACAATTTGAGTCAGCCCATTGGAAGTTTTCAGTGCATAGGCACCTCTTCTCTCCATGATCTATTGTTACATTGCAAATTGAATTTGGCCAGTCCCTGCAGTCCTTGGATGAATTACAACTTGGCTCCAGCGGGGCTTTCCAGCTAATCTCTACTCCATCTTTAATTTCAGAACTATTGTTGCCAGAATCAACGGTAAACCACCTGGTTGCATTAATTGGCAATGAATTATTGAGCTTCGGATCAATTCCTGTTGAATTTTTATCATATCGTGCGTGTTTGAGTAGGATGACGAATTTCCGTTTAGTTGGATCGAGACTCACGACTCGATAGGTGCCATTGGACGTCTTAAAGCTAACCTGGCCTGTGGAATCATTGCAGTAGAAACTAGAGTACATGGGATCACCACAGTTTGGTTCAGTGCGCAGCGGATAAGGAATTATGTATGTGCCACAAGGCTTACAAATCCGCGCAGTTGATCCTAAAAAGAAAGATCAGTGCTATGATTTTAAACTTAATTCATACCAGCAGTTTATCCCAGTCTTTCCCCGGCCCCgtattgattagaaaaaaaaaaaaatgtaaaaaggaGTACCTATAACGGATTTTGCCACGCGGACAGAGAGGTTACGACCACCGTTTGTGTACTCCTCTTGAAGATTATTTAGTTCCGAAGTCCAAATCCAGCATTTGTCGGTTCCAGCAATTCGTTGCTGGCTTTCTTGAGCTGCCTCATATGAATAAGCCTGACACGGGCTGTTGTCAAGGCATTTCTGTTCGCATTCATCTTCGTTTTTCACGTTGAAACCAGGGTCTGGGCTGCTCACTTTCATCATCTTTAAGCTCAAGAACTTGTCGCTCTCGTCAGATGTCGAAGTGCTGGTGCACCCATCCAAAAAAACTCCAGAATCCCAATTCTTCGGTTTAGTAGGGTTGAACCCGGGCAAACATTTGCATACGAATGGTCTATTGTTCATATTGCAGCTGCCGAATTTCCCACAAAAATTGTAAATGCTACAATTGTTTTCCGGCTCACTCCATGTCAACGACCAATTTCTGTTGTCCTCATCCCAGTACTGTAATTCCCCCGTGTAATTCATCACTAGCCTTTTGTTACTAGTTATTTCCTGCGCACACCGTCTATAGATATTGGTACTCGGCACGCACACATGGACATGGCTGGTGAGATTTGATAACAAGTTAGCTATGGTAATGGACATTTCATCTGAGCTCAAGAAGTTGCCTGACATCCGATTTCTCCAATATTGGATCGCTTTGTTTTTAAAGATAACGTAGTAGCCCTCTCCTTCTTGATCTTGGCGAAGCGTGAAATTCCCACTTCTCGGGTCACCATCACCTATCCATGAAGTCAACGTCAGGCTTTCATCCATCTTCATACCTGGAAGAAACGTATCAGTTGGATTTTGGAAGCTCTCCCACGGACTCCTCCCCAATTGATCATCCCATAAGACCAGGTTTCCTGAATCCATGAGCTTCACAGTTCGATTTGTAGACGAAGAAATCTCAACACTTGTACTAGACCAATAAACGTATCTGGTAGTACGATCCAATACCTGAAGGCTGCCATTTTCTGCAATTCCAAAAGTTCCATTGGAACCGTTATGTACTGGATTGTCTCTGTTGGCAACCCATACAACTGTTTGTTCATCCCATTTGTGATACCAAATCCCAACGAACCTGCTAGAGCTGTTGATAGGGGTAAAGAATCCCAGTTCAAACGTTTTTCCACTGGAGACAAGGGTATGTCCATTGTCATTAATCCACTCACCCTGCTTCAAAGTATCTGTGGCATAGCAATAATCCACAAGACAGGAACACAACAAGAGTATGTACCAGAGCAAGATGGAAGACAGCAACCAACTTGCAGATAATATACTGTGGAATTTTCTTCTTTGGCTTACCATTACGAATAAAGCATCCAGGTAACCActttaattgaaattttctatcaTTTCAAGCACACTTAGAATGCTTATCATCTCCTTGCAAAAGATTCTGGTTCTACACCGGTACCCTCACGATTGCCTTGTACAAAAATGAGCATCCTGATCAGCATTTTTCACTATTATGGTGTCCAATCTGTCCACTCCATCTATATTATGGTCTTGGTGGCTTTacttttcttgttctctttGTGAGAAAGAATAACCGACATGATTACATGGGTTTCAATAAATTGGATGTACCTCCTGCCTTTCTTGGTTTGTCGACGGCCTTTCTGCCATAGTGAATTATTTAGATgtgctttttgttttccttttcaaaaagCGGCCATGGATACTACGAATAGTATCTCTAGCTGTAATAGCTAAAATAgttattaacaaaatataaatttttattttaattattaattttgtaatgCATATTCAAACAc
This window of the Corylus avellana chromosome ca5, CavTom2PMs-1.0 genome carries:
- the LOC132180758 gene encoding G-type lectin S-receptor-like serine/threonine-protein kinase At4g03230 isoform X2 translates to MVSQRRKFHSILSASWLLSSILLWYILLLCSCLVDYCYATDTLKQGEWINDNGHTLVSSGKTFELGFFTPINSSSRFVGIWYHKWDEQTVVWVANRDNPVHNGSNGTFGIAENGSLQVLDRTTRYVYWSSTSVEISSSTNRTVKLMDSGNLVLWDDQLGRSPWESFQNPTDTFLPGMKMDESLTLTSWIGDGDPRSGNFTLRQDQEGEGYYVIFKNKAIQYWRNRMSGNFLSSDEMSITIANLLSNLTSHVHVCVPSTNIYRRCAQEITSNKRLVMNYTGELQYWDEDNRNWSLTWSEPENNCSIYNFCGKFGSCNMNNRPFVCKCLPGFNPTKPKNWDSGVFLDGCTSTSTSDESDKFLSLKMMKVSSPDPGFNVKNEDECEQKCLDNSPCQAYSYEAAQESQQRIAGTDKCWIWTSELNNLQEEYTNGGRNLSVRVAKSVIGSTARICKPCGTYIIPYPLRTEPNCGDPMYSSFYCNDSTGQVSFKTSNGTYRVVSLDPTKRKFVILLKHARYDKNSTGIDPKLNNSLPINATRWFTVDSGNNSSEIKDGVEISWKAPLEPSCNSSKDCRDWPNSICNVTIDHGEKRCLCTENFQWADSNCTKENQRKRALRALDSEKHVKDLIDSGEFTEEDKKDIDVPFFDLESILAATNNFSDANKLGEGGYGPVYKGTFSGGQQIALKRLSCVSQQGLQEFKNEVVLIAKLQHRNLVRLRGYCLRGDEKILLYEYMPNKSLDSFIFDQKESMHLDWEMRVKIILGVARGLVYLHHDSRLRIIHRDLKTSNILLDEEMNPKISDFGLARMIEGKETEANTTKVVGTHGYMSPEYVLHGLFSIKSDVFSFGVVLLEIISGKKNTGFYQSELAMSLIAYAWRLWVENHVLDLMDLALHEVCNADQFVKCVNVGLLCVQEDPNDRPTMSNVVAMLDSEATTVPTPKQPAFVPWRGQPIRASSSSKPELTNSLGGR
- the LOC132180758 gene encoding G-type lectin S-receptor-like serine/threonine-protein kinase At4g03230 isoform X1 produces the protein MVSQRRKFHSILSASWLLSSILLWYILLLCSCLVDYCYATDTLKQGEWINDNGHTLVSSGKTFELGFFTPINSSSRFVGIWYHKWDEQTVVWVANRDNPVHNGSNGTFGIAENGSLQVLDRTTRYVYWSSTSVEISSSTNRTVKLMDSGNLVLWDDQLGRSPWESFQNPTDTFLPGMKMDESLTLTSWIGDGDPRSGNFTLRQDQEGEGYYVIFKNKAIQYWRNRMSGNFLSSDEMSITIANLLSNLTSHVHVCVPSTNIYRRCAQEITSNKRLVMNYTGELQYWDEDNRNWSLTWSEPENNCSIYNFCGKFGSCNMNNRPFVCKCLPGFNPTKPKNWDSGVFLDGCTSTSTSDESDKFLSLKMMKVSSPDPGFNVKNEDECEQKCLDNSPCQAYSYEAAQESQQRIAGTDKCWIWTSELNNLQEEYTNGGRNLSVRVAKSVIGSTARICKPCGTYIIPYPLRTEPNCGDPMYSSFYCNDSTGQVSFKTSNGTYRVVSLDPTKRKFVILLKHARYDKNSTGIDPKLNNSLPINATRWFTVDSGNNSSEIKDGVEISWKAPLEPSCNSSKDCRDWPNSICNVTIDHGEKRCLCTENFQWADSNCTKEGNFAQPLEEPSKGKMSLTLIVMIPLIVVFVLTSAIVCIYLWRRKMAQRQENQRKRALRALDSEKHVKDLIDSGEFTEEDKKDIDVPFFDLESILAATNNFSDANKLGEGGYGPVYKGTFSGGQQIALKRLSCVSQQGLQEFKNEVVLIAKLQHRNLVRLRGYCLRGDEKILLYEYMPNKSLDSFIFDQKESMHLDWEMRVKIILGVARGLVYLHHDSRLRIIHRDLKTSNILLDEEMNPKISDFGLARMIEGKETEANTTKVVGTHGYMSPEYVLHGLFSIKSDVFSFGVVLLEIISGKKNTGFYQSELAMSLIAYAWRLWVENHVLDLMDLALHEVCNADQFVKCVNVGLLCVQEDPNDRPTMSNVVAMLDSEATTVPTPKQPAFVPWRGQPIRASSSSKPELTNSLGGR
- the LOC132180758 gene encoding G-type lectin S-receptor-like serine/threonine-protein kinase At4g03230 isoform X3 yields the protein MVSQRRKFHSILSASWLLSSILLWYILLLCSCLVDYCYATDTLKQGEWINDNGHTLVSSGKTFELGFFTPINSSSRFVGIWYHKWDEQTVVWVANRDNPVHNGSNGTFGIAENGSLQVLDRTTRYVYWSSTSVEISSSTNRTVKLMDSGNLVLWDDQLGRSPWESFQNPTDTFLPGMKMDESLTLTSWIGDGDPRSGNFTLRQDQEGEGYYVIFKNKAIQYWRNRMSGNFLSSDEMSITIANLLSNLTSHVHVCVPSTNIYRRCAQEITSNKRLVMNYTGELQYWDEDNRNWSLTWSEPENNCSIYNFCGKFGSCNMNNRPFVCKCLPGFNPTKPKNWDSGVFLDGCTSTSTSDESDKFLSLKMMKVSSPDPGFNVKNEDECEQKCLDNSPCQAYSYEAAQESQQRIAGTDKCWIWTSELNNLQEEYTNGGRNLSVRVAKSVIGSTARICKPCGTYIIPYPLRTEPNCGDPMYSSFYCNDSTGQVSFKTSNGTYRVVSLDPTKRKFVILLKHARYDKNSTGIDPKLNNSLPINATRWFTVDSGNNSSEIKDGVEISWKAPLEPSCNSSKDCRDWPNSICNVTIDHGEKRCLCTENFQWADSNCTKEGNFAQPLEEPSKGKMSLTLIVMIPLIVVFVLTSAIVCIYLWRRKMAQRQENQRKRALRALDSEKHVKDLIDSGEFTEEDKKDIDVPFFDLESILAATNNFSDANKLGEGGYGPVYKGTFSGGQQIALKRLSCVSQQGLQEFKNEVVLIAKLQHRNLVRLRGYCLRGDEKILLYEYMPNKSLDSFIFDQKESMHLDWEMRVKIILGVARGLVYLHHDSRLRIIHRDLKTSNILLDEEMNPKISDFGLARMIEGKETEANTTKVVGTQRGDCG
- the LOC132180758 gene encoding G-type lectin S-receptor-like serine/threonine-protein kinase At4g03230 isoform X4, translating into MVSQRRKFHSILSASWLLSSILLWYILLLCSCLVDYCYATDTLKQGEWINDNGHTLVSSGKTFELGFFTPINSSSRFVGIWYHKWDEQTVVWVANRDNPVHNGSNGTFGIAENGSLQVLDRTTRYVYWSSTSVEISSSTNRTVKLMDSGNLVLWDDQLGRSPWESFQNPTDTFLPGMKMDESLTLTSWIGDGDPRSGNFTLRQDQEGEGYYVIFKNKAIQYWRNRMSGNFLSSDEMSITIANLLSNLTSHVHVCVPSTNIYRRCAQEITSNKRLVMNYTGELQYWDEDNRNWSLTWSEPENNCSIYNFCGKFGSCNMNNRPFVCKCLPGFNPTKPKNWDSGVFLDGCTSTSTSDESDKFLSLKMMKVSSPDPGFNVKNEDECEQKCLDNSPCQAYSYEAAQESQQRIAGTDKCWIWTSELNNLQEEYTNGGRNLSVRVAKSVIGSTARICKPCGTYIIPYPLRTEPNCGDPMYSSFYCNDSTGQVSFKTSNGTYRVVSLDPTKRKFVILLKHARYDKNSTGIDPKLNNSLPINATRWFTVDSGNNSSEIKDGVEISWKAPLEPSCNSSKDCRDWPNSICNVTIDHGEKRCLCTENFQWADSNCTKEGNFAQPLEEPSKGKMSLTLIVMIPLIVVFVLTSAIVCIYLWRRKMAQRQENQRKRALRALDSEKHVKDLIDSGEFTEEDKKDIDVPFFDLESILAATNNFSDANKLGEGGYGPVYKGTFSGGQQIALKRLSCVSQQGLQEFKNEVVLIAKLQHRNLVRLRGYCLRGDEKILLYEYMPNKSLDSFIFGEHAFGLGNACQNHFGSSSWACLSSS